The DNA segment GCCTCCTCCGCAGAAGAGGAGAAGGAGAGAGAACGACTGAAGGCGTTCGAGTCCGAGGTAAAAAAAGCGTTCAAGCAGGTATTCACGGTCCCGTACTCTCCTGCAATCTACGAGACGCAGCAAAAGGGGGTCCCTATCTCCCATTACGCGCCCGAGAGCGATGCCGGCAGGGAATACCGGGCGATAGCAACTGCACTCGCCGGGCGGGACAAAAAACATGATGAGGATGTGTAATCGATGATCGATAAACCTGGAAGGAAAGCACTATTTACCGGGCCGGTTGTGCCGGGTATGACAGGACAGGAACAGGGAGCAGTGGTACTGCCCGAGGCGATCGAGGCCGCACTCCACGCGGCGCTTGAAGGCGACGACTCCGTGCAGATCGACCTTGCCGGCGTTCCGGAGAGTTACCGGCCGCTGGCCACCTCGATCAACGCGCTGCTCGGGAAGAAGCAGGAGGAGAAGCAGCGCCTCAAGCACCGGCTGGACGAGGCAAAGATGCTTCTGAAGGGATCCGATACGATCATCCAGCAGAATCCGATGCCCATCCTGGTCGTCGATCCGGACTTCACGGTGACGATGGTAAACGCCGCCTACGCCGAGATGAGCGGAATCCCGATGGATCAGGTGCTCGGCAGGAGCCTGAAAGACTTCAGGATAACGTCCCAGAAGGGTTCCGGCCTCCGACAGGCAATCCAGGAGAAGAAGCGGGTGTATGCGGAAGTCGTCGTCGAACTCCCCTCGGGCACCCGTACGCTCGAGCAGTACGGCATCCCGCTGCTCGACAACGAGAACGCGGTCGAGAGCATCCTCATGGTCTACAACGACCTCACCGAAAAACGGCAGGAGGAGGAGGAGATCCAGAGGATGCAGCATCGCATCGACACGATGATCAAACTGAATCCGCTTGCCATCGCACTCCTCCGCCCCGACAAGAGCCGGATCGACATCAACGACGAGTATGCCCGGATGTGGCGCGGCACCCGCGAAGAGACCCTCGCGAAGAAACTCTACGACTACGACATCACCGTCATCGACGGCGACCACTTCTACGCCTGCTACGAGACGAAGAAACCCGCCCGGACGGACGTCATGGTCAAGTGGCCCGACGGCGTCAGGAAATACCTCACCCTGAACGCCATCCCCATCCTCGATGCGAACGGCGAGATCGAGATGGCCTTCTACGTCTGGAACGACTGGACCGACCTCCAGAATAAGAAGGAAGAGGCCGAGAAACTCAAGCACAGCGTCGACACGATGATCAAGCAGAACCCGCTTGCCATCGCAACCCTCCGCGCGGACAAGAGCCGGATCGACATCAACGACGAGTACGCCCGGATGTGGCGCGGCACCCGCGAAGAGACCCTCGCGAAGAAACTCTACGACTACGACATCACCGTCATCGACGGCGAGCACTTCTACGCCTGCTACGAGACGAAGAAACCCGCCCGGACGGACGTCATGGTCAAGTGGCCCGACGGTGTCAGGAAGTACCTCACCCTGAACGCCATCCCCATCCTTGATGCGAACGGCGAGATCGAGATGGCGTTCTACGTCTGGAACGACTGGACCGACCTCAAGGAGAAGGAGGAGGAGGTCAAGGATACCGAGCACCGGGTCGACGCGATGATCAAGCAGAACCCACTCGCCATCGCGACCCTTCGCCCGGACAAGAGCAGGATCGACATCAACGACGAGTATGCCCGGATGTGGCGGGGCACCCGCGAAGAAACCCTCGCGAAGAAGCTCTACGACTACGATATCACCATCCTTGACGGCGATCACTTCTACACCTGCTACGAGACGAAGAAACTCGCACGGACGGACGTCATGGTCAAGTGGCCCGACGGCGTCAGGAAGTACCTCACCTTAAACGCCATCCCCATTCTCGACCGGAACGGCGAGATCGAGCTGGCCTTCTACGTCTGGAACGACTGGACCGAGCAGCGGGAGAGGGAGGACCAGATCCGCGACCTGATGGAGACCGCGAAGCGGGAGAGCGAGAGGCTTGGAGAGAGCGCCGGGGAACTCGGGAACGCGCTTGCCGCCATGGCAAAGGGCGACCTGACGGCGTTCGTAGAAGCAGAAACCGACGACCCGCTCCACCAGGTCAAGACCGACTACAACGCCTCGTTGACCGCTATCCGCGCGCTTCTCGCCGACGTGGCGAAAGCCGCTCAGCAGGTGGACATGACGACGAAGGAGGTCAGCAAGAGCACCGACGAGATCATCCGGGCGACGGAGCAGGTCGCCGTCTCGACGCAGCAGTCGTCCGAGGACGCACGCCGCCAGCTCGATAAGATCGAGGAGATCGGAACGGACGTCAACGACCTCTCGGCATCCATCGAAGAGATTGCAAGCACGTCGCAGTCGGTCATGGAGCAGGCCTCGAAGGCTTCCAAGGAAGGAAACGACGCGGCCTCGCTCGGTGAAGTCGCGACGAACAAGATGCAGCTCGTCGAGGAGATCTCCAAGCAGACCGTAGGGGAGATCAGCACCCTCAACAACCAGATGCGGGAGATCAACAACATCGTCAAGTTGATCGCCGACATCGCGAACCAGACCAACCTCCTCGCGCTGAACGCCGCGATCGAGGCCGCCCGGGCCGGGGAGCACGGCCGCGGGTTCGCCGTGGTCGCCGGCGAGATCAGAAACCTTGCCGGAGAGTCCAAGCGGGCGAGCCAGGATATCGAGGACCTGATCCGGACGATCCAGGCAAGCACCGAAAAGACCACCGACTCGATGCAGGCATCCCACCAGGAGATCCAGGCAGGCATCGAGAGCGTCAACAAGGTCATCGTGGGCTTAAACCGGATCGTCAACAGCGTGGAAGTGGTCACCCGCGGCATCAGCGAGATCACCAAAGCCACCGAAGACCAGGCGGGCTCCACCAACAACGTCATGCAGAAGATGGACGAGTCCACCCACATGACCAAGGAGAGCCTGGACCGCACCGAGGACATGGCTGCACTCGCCGAAGAGGTCAGCGCATCGACCGAGGAGGTCGGAAGCGCTTCCCACGAACTGGCAAGCATGGCCGAACAGCTCAAGAAGGTAATGATGCAGTTCAAGCTGAACTAGGGGGGAGACGATGGCAGCATCCGTAGACGTGGTGGAGTTCCAGCTCGGGGAGGAGCACTACGCACTGGATATCCAGATTGCACGAGAGATCGTGGAGATGATGCCGATCACTCCCCTTCCCCGTGCTCCCGACTACCTCGCGGGCATCATTAACCTGCGAGGCGAGATCACGAACATCATCGACCTTCGCGATCTTCTCGGGCTCCCTGCATCGGAGGAGGTCGAGAACCGAAAGATCGTCGTGCTGATGCCGGACGTGACGAACGGGTCGAACGTAGGGATCATCGTCGACGACGTTCACAGTGTCGTGTCGGTCAGAAACGACCAGATCGAACGCGTCAGCGACGGCATCACGTCGTCCATCAGCAGTTATGTCAAGGCAATCATCAAGATAGGGGACGAAGAGGAAGAGAAGACAAAGACTCTTATCATCTGGCTCGACGTCCAGAAAGTAATCGGCGATCTCGGCGGCGATCTCGGAAACCACTAGATCGCTTCCGTAAACCAACACCCGGCGTGAGTAGACTGTTCCATGGATGAATTCGCATCGCTCCAGAGAAGCATCGAGAGACTGGTTCGGATCAAGTGCTCGAACTACAAGGAAGATTACATCAAACGGCGTATCCTCTCCCGGATGCGCCTGACAAACACCGCGGATTTCGAGACGTATCACAAGTACCTCCTTGCGAATCCGCAGGAAGCCGACCTGCTCAGGAACGCTCTCACTATCAACGTCACCAAATTTTTCCGCGACCCGGAAGTCTTCGAAGTGATACGCCGGGAGATATTGCCCGAGCTCGCCCGCCGCAGGGAATCGATCCGGATCTGGTGCGCCGGCTGCGCCACGGGTGAAGAGCCCTACTCACTCGCCATCCTCGCGCACGAACTGATGACCCTCCACAAAAACGTCACCGTAACGATATACGCGACCGATATCGATACCGTGGTGCTGCAGAAAGCCATGGCCGGGGTCTACGACAGAAAGGCGCTCGAGAACGTCGACGAGAAGAGGCTCCGCAAGCATTTCATCGGCCACGACGACGGCACGTTCGAGGTCCGCCCCCATATCAAAAGCCTGGTTAAATTCCGGGAACACGACCTGATGTCGGGCGTCCCCATCGCCCGGTACCTCGACGCCGTCACCTGCCGCAACGTCACCATCTACTTTACCGAGAAGCAGAAGAACGACCTTACGCACCTCTTTTACTCTGCACTTGCCGTCGACGGCTTCTATATCATGGGCAAGACCGAGTACGTGGCAAGAGAGGTAGAGCACCTCTTTGTGTCGTACAACGTCATGCAAAAGATTCTGCGCAGGGCCGCCTGAGCATCACCAGAGGTAGCCGGTTTCCACGTCCGTCTCGGTCTCCTCGAACTGCGACATCCGGTGTATGAAGGCCTTCCTGGCCTGGTGACGCTTCAACTCGGAGAAGAGCAGGTAGAAATTTACGCCGACGACGACGATGATGAGCGTCAGGCTGATCCAGAGCTGACTACCGCTCTGGGTTGTGATGAAGGTCGCCGCAAGGAGCACCACGAACGAGATCAGATAAAATATCACCCACGTGCGCACCTCAGTGATTTCCATGCTTCCCATGACCGTAGTCGCGGCTTCATATTAACGGTTCCGTTTTAGAACCTCTATCAGGAGAGGGGTTACGAAAAAACCGGGTAAATTCAACCCTCAAACGACAGTCTTCGTCGATCTCCGGGCGGGAGTGCGAAGTCAAACCCGAAGAACTTTTTACCCTGCACATCCCTTTAAAACTGTGGATAAAGGCGACGTCTTCAGCATTCTTGCCGCCCTGCTCATCGTCTCCGTGCTGGCACTGGTCTTTCGGCCGCCCGTAGCGGAGGCCGGGCAGGAGATCCCGGAAATCCCCACCCCGACGCCTCCCGTTACCGTTCTCCCCACAGAGACCCCGGCCGCGCCGCTCGAACCCCAGAGGCTCTCCTACGCAACCAGGGTCTGGGACTACCCCTGCTGCCACCTCCCCGACAACCTCACGCTCTACGGAGGTTCCGACCCGCCCTGGACGGGTACTCAGAAGGTCATTGCGTTCGCTTACATCGAGGAAGGGCGAGGCGGCATCACTGAGGCCTTCCACGTGCCGTACGCGGTATGGAGACTTAACTGTAGCGTCTCCTCGACGATAAGGCCCGAGGCGGCGCATTTCAGGATGGCACTCGTGGAACTCGAGAGCGGGACCATCGTAGAGGGAGCCGACCTGCACTACCCCGGAAGCATCGTCAAAAACGTCGAGAAGGGAGGAAAGGACTTTTACCTCATCGTCAGCGTGGATGAAGTGGATTCATACCGCATCACCCTGGAGACGCTCCCCGAATACTTCTCGGTCCCTCTCGGATGAAACCCGGAGCATGCCCGGCGATGCGGTTGTAGTTGTGGTGTCCTAGATCTTTTCGACGGTCACCCTGACCCGGTCTCCGGCCCGCACGCCGTGCCCCTTGGGGACATCGATGTTGAACCAGAGCACCTCCGGGTTTTCGTGGTTCTTGTCCTGGGACATGAGACAATCCTTGTGGTCATTGATATTGGCCACAAACTCGACGGGTGCTTCGAACTCAATGATCTTCATGCCGTAAAATAGAGCGTTCCAGGATAAAATTATGATGCACGTGAGGTGACGCGCCACGTCGTACTGTTCGAGTAACTCCAGCGCCTGATATCCAGCTCATCGCAGATCTCGGAGAGGATAGCAAGGTTGATGCCGACCTCTTTTGCGGAAAGGCCAAGATCGGTTGCGATGTACTTGGATTTAAAGTAAGACTTGCCGGCTCGCAGCCCGGTTTTGAGGTGATACAGGATCTTTCGCTGGGTGTCGCTATATTTCTCTTTGATACGGTCTTTTGTCGACATCGACTGATTCCCTCGTGAGCAAGTGCTTTTTGTCCAGATCAATATTTATATCTACCCATTTGCGATCGTAGAATCTTAAGAAGAGTATACAAATCATTGTATATTAGTGGGCATTGTCGTGTCGATCGGTCGGGCGAGGAGCATGATCTCCAGCCCGGACGATGCAGGCTGCCGCCGCGAGCGCAGGTACGGGGTGAGGGGGACGGATCGCCCCCGATGCCCCCTATAGGTTGGCCTCATGCTCCGGCTGCCGTTCTCCCCGCTTCCGCCATCACTTCCTGTTCCGTCCGATCACAACCAGAAGCCCTGCAACGGCAACGGCCAGGATGACGCCGGCGAGCGAGAGAGGGGCGGCCTGTGTCGCACTCCCGTCGACCTGTGCCGCCTGTATCGGCGTGAACGTCGGCAGGTCGGCCGTGGAGGTCTCTGCCGGTGTCGCCTCATCCGTCCCGATTACGACGGGAGGTCCGGTCTCGTTGATCGTCTCGAGAGCCGTCTCGTTGGTCGTTTCGTTCAGGGTTTCCCGGGTCGTCTCCTCGTCCGGGGTCATCTCCTCGTCCGGGGTTTCCCGGGGCGTCTCCTCATCCAGGGTCGCTACCGGGGTCTCCTCGTCTAGAGTTGTCTCTTCCTCCAGGGTTTCCCGGGGCGTCTCCTCGGGCGTCTCCGTCAGGGTCTCTTCCGGAGCTTCCTCGAGGGTCTCGTCGGGTGTCGGAGAGAGGGTCCAGGTCAGAGGTTCCGCAGATGCCGAACTCTGGGCCGCTGTAGGGAACGCAATGGCCGATGCCGTCATGAGCAGCACGACCAGGAGCGTACTCCATGTCCATCGGTTTCCTGCCATGAGGACTCCCGTAGGGAATAAACCTATTTTTATATTTCGGTCATTGTCAAAATCGTATCAGCGGTCAAAC comes from the Methanoculleus marisnigri JR1 genome and includes:
- a CDS encoding chemotaxis protein CheW: MAASVDVVEFQLGEEHYALDIQIAREIVEMMPITPLPRAPDYLAGIINLRGEITNIIDLRDLLGLPASEEVENRKIVVLMPDVTNGSNVGIIVDDVHSVVSVRNDQIERVSDGITSSISSYVKAIIKIGDEEEEKTKTLIIWLDVQKVIGDLGGDLGNH
- a CDS encoding DUF7123 family protein, with amino-acid sequence MSTKDRIKEKYSDTQRKILYHLKTGLRAGKSYFKSKYIATDLGLSAKEVGINLAILSEICDELDIRRWSYSNSTTWRVTSRAS
- a CDS encoding methyl-accepting chemotaxis protein, whose product is MIDKPGRKALFTGPVVPGMTGQEQGAVVLPEAIEAALHAALEGDDSVQIDLAGVPESYRPLATSINALLGKKQEEKQRLKHRLDEAKMLLKGSDTIIQQNPMPILVVDPDFTVTMVNAAYAEMSGIPMDQVLGRSLKDFRITSQKGSGLRQAIQEKKRVYAEVVVELPSGTRTLEQYGIPLLDNENAVESILMVYNDLTEKRQEEEEIQRMQHRIDTMIKLNPLAIALLRPDKSRIDINDEYARMWRGTREETLAKKLYDYDITVIDGDHFYACYETKKPARTDVMVKWPDGVRKYLTLNAIPILDANGEIEMAFYVWNDWTDLQNKKEEAEKLKHSVDTMIKQNPLAIATLRADKSRIDINDEYARMWRGTREETLAKKLYDYDITVIDGEHFYACYETKKPARTDVMVKWPDGVRKYLTLNAIPILDANGEIEMAFYVWNDWTDLKEKEEEVKDTEHRVDAMIKQNPLAIATLRPDKSRIDINDEYARMWRGTREETLAKKLYDYDITILDGDHFYTCYETKKLARTDVMVKWPDGVRKYLTLNAIPILDRNGEIELAFYVWNDWTEQREREDQIRDLMETAKRESERLGESAGELGNALAAMAKGDLTAFVEAETDDPLHQVKTDYNASLTAIRALLADVAKAAQQVDMTTKEVSKSTDEIIRATEQVAVSTQQSSEDARRQLDKIEEIGTDVNDLSASIEEIASTSQSVMEQASKASKEGNDAASLGEVATNKMQLVEEISKQTVGEISTLNNQMREINNIVKLIADIANQTNLLALNAAIEAARAGEHGRGFAVVAGEIRNLAGESKRASQDIEDLIRTIQASTEKTTDSMQASHQEIQAGIESVNKVIVGLNRIVNSVEVVTRGISEITKATEDQAGSTNNVMQKMDESTHMTKESLDRTEDMAALAEEVSASTEEVGSASHELASMAEQLKKVMMQFKLN
- a CDS encoding CheR family methyltransferase, translating into MDEFASLQRSIERLVRIKCSNYKEDYIKRRILSRMRLTNTADFETYHKYLLANPQEADLLRNALTINVTKFFRDPEVFEVIRREILPELARRRESIRIWCAGCATGEEPYSLAILAHELMTLHKNVTVTIYATDIDTVVLQKAMAGVYDRKALENVDEKRLRKHFIGHDDGTFEVRPHIKSLVKFREHDLMSGVPIARYLDAVTCRNVTIYFTEKQKNDLTHLFYSALAVDGFYIMGKTEYVAREVEHLFVSYNVMQKILRRAA